The stretch of DNA GCTCGAGTCCCACTCCTACACTGAGTCTCGTATCATGTTGAGCCCCGCCCTTGCCATCAATAATCAGAACAACCAATTGTGTGACAGGCCTCACACTGTATCGTGGTTTTAGCCCCGCCCCTACAGTGTCGTATCATGTTGAGCCCCGCCCTCCCTGCCATCAATAATCAGAACAACCAATTGTGTGACAGGCCTCCCACTGTATTGTGGCTCGAGTCCCACTCCTACAGTGTCGTATCATGTTGAGCCCCGCCCTCCCTGCCATCAATAATCAGAACAACCATTTGTGTGACAGGCCTCCCACTGTATCGTGGCTCTAGCCCCGCCCCTACAGTCACGTATCACCTGGAGCCCCGCCCTCCCCGCCAGACGCTGTCAGCTGCTTCAGCGTGTGCCCATGGGCTCCGTCATCAAGACCTTCATGTACTACAGCGCCCCCTTCTGGAGGCATGACGGTATGTACTGCATCATGCCAAACAAAGaacaagtggtttttttctaaaATTCGCGGCGCACTGTTTTCTTGAATGCTTTAATGTGCCCATAGGCCTACGAAGATTTCTCTCGTGAAACGTGTACAGATAAAGGGAAATCACTGCCTATTGTTTTGCAACCAAGCAGACgtcatttttcatttctttctccTTCGAGAATCATAACGGTATGTAGCACTCACTTCTGGCGGTATGTCGgtatgacgatgacgacgacgacgacgatgacgacgatgatgatgatgatgatgatgatgatgatgatatttctttctttatttggtgtttaacgtcgttttcaaccgttcaaggttatatcgcgacgggatgatgatgatgatgatgatgatgatgatgatgatgatgatgatgatgatgatgatgatgatgatgacgacgttgatgatgatggtgatgatgacagGGATGTGTGGAACAATGTGTGCCTTCGACGAGCAAGCTCTGGTCTTCAACACCCTGGATCACGTTCAGCATGACGGATCCCACCCGGCGATAATGGGGTAGGTCACGCCTACTGTATCATGGGGTACATCTACAGCTATTATAGGGTAACTGAGGCCACAATTGCAGTATTATGGGGTAAGTCCAATGCTACTGTAGTTTCGATGTTTCTGGTACCCCAAAGTCGCCATATGGCATGCGGGGGATAACTGTTTCCAACACCCTGAAGTAGACACTGTTTTGTTCACGTCATGGCGACAATAACGCTTCGGAACGTCATGGAGCACTTCATTAAACGTTTTACTGATCATTGATTGACTGAATTATCAATGTGCCATGGGCCAGATATTAGATCCCTCTATTATGAGTTGGGAACAATTCCAGAACATTTTTGTTCGACAGTTTTAGTAAAGGTtgcagcaaaagtctcagggcttggaaacatggaTACACGCATGAAGGAAAAGGAAACAAATGGGTAGCGCGGTACTGTATGGCAGTTCGCTATCCCTAGAAAAGAAAGCACCCGAAAGGACGATATCAAACCAATACCAATGTACTATCATCGGTGCGACTTGCTGTTAAGATTGACGTGCATTTGACACAATGGGTTGCGTGGTTCAACAATGACGTGTATTTGACACAAGGGGTTGCGTGGTTAAAAAATTACGTGTATTTTTTACACAATGGGTTGTGTGCATCAACAATGACGTGTATTTGACACAGTGGGTTGCGTTGTTCAACGATGACGTGTATTTGACACAATAGCTTGCGCGGTTCAACAATGACGTGTTTTGACACAATGGGTTGCGTGGCTCAACGATTACGTGTATTTTTGACACAAAGGGCTGCGTGCTTCAACAATGACGTGTATTTTACACAATGGGTTGCGTGGCTCAACGATTGCGTGTATTTTTGACAAGGGGTGGCGTGGTTCAACAATGACGTGTATTTGACACAAGGGGTGGCGTGGTTCAACAATGACGTGTATTTGACACAAGGGGTTGCGTGGTTCGACAATGACGTGTATTTGACACAAGGGGTGGCGTGGTTCAACAATGACGTGTATTTGACACAATGGGTTGCGTGCTTCAACGATGACGTGTATTTGACACAATAGGTTGCGTGCTTTACCAATGACGCGTACTGATTTGACACAATGGGTTGCGTAGTTCGACGATGACGTGTATTTGACACAATGGTTGCGTGGTTCAACAATGACGTGTATTTGACACAAGGGGTTGCGTGGTTCAATAATGACGTGTATTTGACACAATGGGTTGCGTGGCTCAACGATTACGTGTATTTTTGACACAAGGGGTTGCGTGCTTCAACAATGACGTGTATTTGACAAGGGGTTGCGTGCTTCAACAATGACGTGTATTTGACACAAGGGGTTGTGTGCTTCAACAGGTTCATCTTGGCTGATCGTGCCCGAGCGAGCTCCAGTCTGACCAAAGAACAGAGAAAAGAACGCATCAGCAAGCTGTACGCCCGAGTGTTTCAGTCAGACCAGGCGCTAACGGTGAGTAGAACTCAAAAGTTGGCTTCGCATTGCGCTTTCACAAGGGCTTCGATCGTAACCTctgtgttgttcccaggccGCGGTCTTCTCATTTACGCTTACTGTTTTGATCTGAAGGATTGTTATTACCCCCGGCTGGTGGAATGAAGACACGTGGCATGTCTTTTGACACAACATTTGTTTTCCGGACAGGACATCGTATTGACTGATATCATATTGTAAATCCAGGTCCAATTGGCCTATTGTCCTCGGTGTCTGGGAACAACGCTGCCATGCTATGGTCCTCTGATGTGGTAATTCCTATAAAGTTGTATTTCTTTTCAAGTCTTACTTCCTTTAAAGTAGTATTTCCTTTAAGGTAGTATTTCCTTTAAAGTAGTATTTTCTTTAAGGTAGTATTTCCTTTAAAGTAGTATTTCCTTTAAGGTAGTATTTCCTTTAAAGTAGTATTTCCTTTAAGGTAGTATTTCCCTGCAGTATTTGAAGTCCCATGCGTCCCTTGTGCTGGGATAGGGGATACAGATTAATTAGAACTCAACATAAAATGTGGAACCCAGCAAAATATGAATAACTGCCATtacatacgcgcgcgcgcgtgtgtgtgtgtgtgtgtgtgtgtgtgtgtgggtttgggtttgggtatgtgtgtgtgtgtgtgtgtgtgtttgggtatgtgtgtgtgtgtgtgcgtgcgtgcgtgcgtgtatgtgtgtgtgtgtgtgtgtgtgtgtgtgtgtttgtgtgtgtgcgtgcgtgcgtacgtgcgtgtgtgtgtgtgtgtgtgtgtgtgtgtgtgcgtgtgtgtgcgtgtgtgtgttcagccAGTGCACTACGAGGAGAAGAACTGGTGTGAGGACGAGTGGTCCGGTGGTTGCTACACAGTCATGATGCCGCCCGGCTTCCTCACGCAGTTCGGACcgtgagtttttgtgtgtgtgtgtttgttttggtaTTTCATattgtcatgtgtgtttgttttgctatttggtaTTTGATATTGTCATGTGTGTTCGTGTTGCTATTTGGTATTTGATattgtcatgtgtgtttgttttgctatttggtaTTTGATATaggaatgtgtgtttgttttgctatttggtaTTTGATAtggtcatgtgtgtttgttttgctatttaGTATTTGATAtggtcatgtgtgtttgttttgctatttggtatttcatatcgtcatgtgtgtttgttttgctatttggtaTTTGATATaggaatgtgtgtttgttttgctatttggcATTTCATattgtcatgtgtgtttgttttgctatttggtatttcatattgtcatgtgtgtttgttttgctatttggcATTTCATattgtcatgtgtgtttgttttgctatttggtatttcatatcgtcatgtgtgtttgttttgctatttggtaTTTGATATaggaatgtgtgtttgttttgctatttggtatttgatattgtcatgtgtgtttgttttgctatttggtatttcatatcgtcatgtgtgtttgttttgctatttggtatttcatatcgtcatgtgtgtttgttttgctatttggtaTTTGATAtggtcatgtgtgtttgttttgctatttggtaTTTGATATAGTCATGTGTGTTTGATTTGCTATTTGGTATTTCATATCGCCATGTGAGCTTACCCTCATGAAAATTCGGGCTGCATTCTcacctaaccctaatccttttCTGTTTTTATGTGTCAGttcagatttgttgttgttgctgttgatgttgaTATTGatgttgttagtgttgttgtttgtatatgttttgTAGTTTGTCTTTAATGTATTCAATTAGCAAGATCTTTCCAATTGTAAGTCACTGTTTATATTATCGTTGTAGGTAGCTCATTTTAACGTACTTTTTTATTATGAGTATTATAagtatttttgagtcacttgagaaaaagtgactctatgtaatcggtcagtgttagtctgtccggccggccgtccgtccggccggccggccgtccgtagacaccaccttaacgttggacttttctcggaaactatcaaagcgatcgggctcatattttgtttagtcgtgacctccaatgacctctacactttaacgatggtttcgttgacctttgacctttttcaaggtcacaggtcagcgtcaaaggaaaaattagacattttatatctttgacaaagttcatcggatgtgattgaaactttgtagggttattctttacatcaaagtatttacatctgtagccttttacgaacgttatcagaaaaacaagggagataactagccttttctgttcggcaacacacaactaaattaacgttgggcttttctcggaaactataaaagtgaccgggctcaaattttatgtgaacgtgactcattgtgttgtgaatagcaatttcttcctgtccatctgatgcctcatataatattcagaactgcgaaagtgactcgatcgagcgtttgctcttcttgttaatattactattatttgtaatattattagtattattagtATTACTAGTATTACTCAGGTCTTTGTTGTGTGAGTACTTCTCTACTATCCACACTTTTCTGTTCTGCGCTGagttctgtccgtctgtttctctctctctctctctctctctctctctctctctctctctctctctctctctctctctctccctccctctctctctctctccctccctctctctttccctctctctctctccctctctctctccctctccttctctctctctctctccctccctctctctccctctctctctctccctctctctctccctctctctctccctctctctctccctctctccctccctctctccctccctctctctctctccctctctctccctctttctctctcctactctctctccctctctctctctctttctccctctctctccctctccctctctctctctctctctctccctctctctctccctctctctctctctctctccctctccttctctctctctccctccctctctctccctctctctctccctctctctctccctctctctctccctctctccctccctctctccctccctctctctctctccctctctctctctccctctttctccctctctctctctctctctctctctctctctctctctctctctctctctctctctctctttaaactgTTTCCTTTAGCCTGAGCGTTTGGGGATGGAGTTGTACAGTGCGCGGTGTGTCTTCCGCTGTATGCAGAGCGTTACGGGAGCCCGTGGGACGGGTGCACTTTGCGGGGACCGAGACGGCGAGCCAGTGGACTGGCTACATGGAGGGCGCCGTGCAGGCTGGGGAGAGAGCCGCCAGGGAGGTCAgttgtcatcatcattgtcgtcgtcgtcgttgttgttgttgttgttgttgttgtcaacatcATCGAATTCATTATCATCaccgtcgtcgtcatcgtcatcatcatatgctgtgtttgaatttaaaatttgctccaaaaaaaaaagggggaaacacacacacacacacacacacacacacgaacacacacgcgctcgcgcatacacacaaacacacacgcacacacacacacacacacacacacacacacacacacacacacacacacgtacacgcacacataaacacacgaacacacacacgcgcgcgcatacacacacacacacacacacacacactacacacacacaccaacagaaGACAGACACACTATTTACACTGTTAGTGTTAAGGTCTCACGATAAAGAGAagattttgagtgtgtgtgtgtgtgtgtgtgtgtgttacaggtaCTACACATCAAAGGTTTAGTGTCGGCCGACGAGATCTGGCAAGACGAACCGGAGGATGAAGTAATACTCTCTCCATCTCTAACTCACTCTaattttctctctcagtctctctctctctctctctctctctctctctctctctctctctctctctctctctctctctctctctctctctctctctctccaggcgTGCGAGAGGTCtgtgttacagtgtgtgtgttacactaCTTGCCAGAAGAGGTATGTTAcagagtgtgtcagtgtgtttcacaaagaggtgtgttttacaCAGAGGAGCGTGTTACACAGGAGCTTAattgtatccaatcgccggtcgatcattatttactccttattccatatatttactccttattccatatctactactactatttactaATATACTaataagtagtagtagtaagggtaagcatgcagcagtaaataataagcatgcaggagtaaataattatcgaccggtggttggatacaagctcctgtgcgtGTTACACAAATaggtgtgagtgtatgtgtgtgcgttacACAAAGAGGTGTGTGCTACGGTGTGTGTTACACTAAGAGCAGTGTATTACAGTGTATGTTACACTGACGAAGAGGAGTGTGTCACGGTTACACAAAGAGCAgtgtgttacagtgtgtgtgttacacaaATAGGTGTGTgatacggtgtgtgtgtgttacaaagCGGAGTGTGTTACAGTGTATGTGTTACACAAATAGGTGTGTgatacggtgtgtgtgtgttacaaagCGGAGTGTGTTACAGTGTATGTGTTACACAAATAGGTGTGTgatacggtgtgtgtgtgttacaaagCGGAGTGTGTTACAGTGGATGTGTTACTCAAAGAGCAGTGCTTTACAGTGTGTGTTACACAAAGAGGAGTGTGTTACATGTTGGAAATGCATGTGTTACAGGAGGTACGGGCCGAGCCCTGGCGGTTGTCATGGCAGCAGACTATGGCGCCCACTGTGCCTGCCTTCGTGACGTCACTTAGCCTGCTGGCCGCCATTGCTGCTGGCGTCACTTTGACACTCTGGCGTCATCGCTCTTCGTGATGACGTCATTGATGCTGCTTCCCTGCTCGTTTTCCTCTACATTGTCTTGGATCACGTATTAAAACTTTGCTAGGTCCTACAAGATACACTGCTGCCAACAGGGGTtgtcagtgacagtgtgtgtgcgaggggaggggggggggagcgacTCGGAATTCGTCGCATGAGTGCACAGAATTCAATCCCAGCACAAAAAGGCGCTGTAATTGCATTTCAATCTTAAGTCAGTGTCTCCTGAAATCTGTTCTTCAGTGAGACTTGATCAAATCTGACATCACTGGACATTTCAATCTTAAGTCAGTGTCTCCTGACATCTGTTATTCAGCACGGTGAGACTTGATCAAGTCTGACATCACTGGACATTTCAATCTTAAGTCAGTGTCTCCTAAAATCTGTTCTTCAGTGAGACTTGATAAAGTCTGACATCACTAGACATTTCAATCTTAAGTCAGTGTCTCCTAAAATATGTTCAGCTTCAATGAGACTTGATCAAGTCTGATATCACTGGACATTTCAATCGTAGTCAGTGTCTCCTAAAAGCTGTTCTTCAATGAGACTTGATCAAGTCTGATATCACTGGACATTTCAATCTTAAGTCAGTGTCTCCTGAAATCTGTTCTTCAGTGAGACTTGATCAAGTCTGATATCACTGGACATTTCAATCTTAAGTCAGTCAGTGTCTCCTGAAATCTCAGTGTTCTTCAGTGAGACTTGATAAAGTCTGATATCACTGGAAGCACCCGTCATTGTACAATTGTGTAACTAGTAACATGCAGATCTGTTCAGGGAGACTGTGCGTCAGGAAAGGTATGAACTTAGTTAACATGTTGTTAACACAACTGCCCAAAGTATGACAAAATGTTTTGTTGTCTCAGATTTTTTCGCCAGACGTACTTGAAAACATCCTGTGTCgctgttatttttgtttgttcattttatGTCATCTTCTTTTTCTTACATGCCATCTAGAACTCCTCAAAATTGCAATGTACGAAATAAAATGTTCAAATGTCTGCGACGCTGAATTTGAAAGCTCATTAGATGAATGAAAACGTGTGTGACGTCACGGAATCAGAGTTATTCAGTGCGAAcggatacacacacaaacacacacacaccgacaaacGCACTGACATTAACGCagtcactgacaaacacactgacataaacgcacgcacactgacacacacgcacgcacacactgacataaaCGTATAAGTGTACtcagtgacactgacacatgcacacactggCTGACATAAACttgaacgcacgcacacactgacaaaagcGCGTACACTgacataaacacacgcacacacggacataaacgcacacacacgtgacacacacacactctcacacacacacacacactgagcagtGTGTGTTAGCCGAGACTGGTCGACAGAGGTAGATGGAGGCGGCTACCTGAACCTTGCATCGCACGCCTCGTACCGGGGTGCTCTCCCTCACAGCTCTGTGGCCTGCTGGCGGTGCCATGAGCTGGATGTATACCTGTGAGCTCtgcctctctgcctctcttATGTACTGTTAGGCCACCCCCTCCCACTCTGCCTTCACCCTCCCTGCCAGCCTCCTGGGGCCTCGGAGCTATTTATAACTCAGGGACTGGGGCTCACTTCTCTTCTCCGTGTGGGAGTCTGGGGACCATAGATCCCATCTGATAGTTTATACAACTCTGATAACACCACCGATATAAACTTTTATAAGCCTGCCGGGAAATATGTAGTTTGTGAATCACAGAGGGCGGAGCGGTTTTCGCGATAAACTTCGTTTCCACTGGAGGAAACTTTACCGGCGTATCGTCTGACACAACTTTCTTCCCGAGTCTCGTGGTGCCAGAGCGAGAGGTAGAGAGGAGCGCCACACTACACTGGCTGATGTCAGGGTTCTCTATCTGTCTACCGGGAACCGGGCACTGCTCTCATTCATCCCTCGTTGGAGCCAGAAATCTACTCTGGGGAGTATAGTGTAGTGACAGGGATTTTGTTCTACCTGAGTATAGTACAGCTGTGATCTACCTGAGTAACGTACAGTACAGTGACATTAATTGTGGTCTACCTGAGTATTGTACAGTTGTGATCTACCTGAGTACAGTAGCTACGTAGTAGCTTTCTCTTCCtgagtgtgtgtaagagaggTCCCAGGTGTATGCACACTTTATGGGTTGTGGATGTGGATGTGTGCACTAAAAGAAAGACAAGTAACTTAGTGTTACGAGCGTGAAACAGACAAGAGTTGGGCGCTGATCGCTTCCTCAGTGGTGGGATTTCGCCCCGTGCCGTCAGCCAAGGTAAGTCACCCAGGTATCTGCTGCCTCCATACAGTGTAACCCCCACTGACCTCACCCCGTGCAGTCAGCCAAGGTAAGTCACCCAGGTATCTGCTGCCTCCATACAGTGTAACCCCCACTGACCTCACCCCGTGCAGTCAGCCAAGGTAAGTCACCCAGGTATCTGCTGCCTCCATACAGTGTAACACCCACTGACCTCACCCCGTGCAGTCAGCCAAGGTAAGTCACCCAGGTATCTGCTGCCTCCATACAGTGTAACCCCCACTGACCTCACCCCGTGCAGTCAGCCAAGGTAAGTCACCCAGGTATCTGCTGCCTccatacaatggaacccccttttaaggcccCGCAGTTTAATCGTGGGACAAAAACCACAGAAATATCAAAGAGATAAGAGCTTACGAGGGAAAACTTGAACGCAATCGGCAATGTACCTCTTCTGAAGACCTCGTGTTTGGTACAATTTGCAATCCCAGCATGCAATGCGCGGATTGTCTCGCGACGCGAGATTTGCTCTCGCCTGAGACTCCGAAAAGGTGTGTTTACTTTCATGTATTTTGGTACTGGTCCCAAACCTGATGCACGTTGCAAACACCCCTGACATCCGTGCGGCATGGTGTTTCAAGTGTTGATGTCAGTTACCATCATGGGGGCGTCAGTCATTTTTCTGTTGATGTCAATTACCATCATAGGGGTGTCAGTCATGTTTCTGTTGATGTCAGTTACCATCATAGGGTGTCAGTCATGTTTCTGTGGATGTCAATTACCATCATAGGGGTGTCAGTCATGTTTCTGTTGATGTCAATTACCATCATAGGGTGTCAGTCATGTTTCTGTTGATGTCAATTACCATCATAGGGGTGTCAGTCATGTTTCTGTTGATGTCAGTTACCATCATAGGGTGTCAGTCATGTTTCTGTGGATGTCAATTACCATCATACGGTGTCAGTCATGTTTCTGTTGATGTCAGTTACCATCATACGGTGTCAGTCATGTTTCTGTGGATGTCAATTACCACCATAGAGGTGTCAGTCATGTTTCTGTGGATGTCAATTACCATCATACAGTGTCAGTCATGTTTCTGTGGATGTCAATTACCATCATAGGGTGTCAGTCATGTTTCTGTGGATGTCAATTACCATCATACGGTGTCAGTCATGTTTCTGTTGATGTCAGTTACCATCATAGGGTGTCAGTCATGTTTCTGTGGATGTCAATTACCATCATACGGTGTCAGTCATGTTTCTGTGGATGTCAATTACCTTCATAGGGTGTCGGTCATGTTTCTGTGGATGTCAATTACCATCATAGGGGTGTCAGTCATGTTTCTGTTGATGTCAATTACCATCATACGGTGTCAGTCATGTTTCTGTGGATGTCAATTACCATCATACGGTGTCAGTCATGTTTCTGTTGATGTCAATTACCATCATAGGGGTGTCAGTCATGTTTCTGTGGATGTCAATTACCATCATACGGTGTCAGTCATGTTTCTGTGGATGTCAATTACCATCATAGGGGTGTCAGTCATGTTTCTGTTGATGTCAATTACCATCATTCGGTGTCAGTCATGTTTCTGTGGATGTCAATTACCATCATTCGGTGTCAGTCATGTTTCTGTGGATGTCAATTACCATCATTCGGTGTCAGTCATGTTTCTGTGGATGTCAATTACCATCATAGGGGTGTCAGTCATGTTTCTGTTGATGTCAATTACCATCATAGGGGTGTCAGTCATGTTTCTGTTGATGTCAGTTACCATCATAGGGGTGTCAGTCATGTTTCTGTTGATGTCAGTTACCATCATAGGGGTGTCAGTCATGTTTCTGTGGATGTCAATTACCATCATAGGGTGTCAGTCATGTTTCTGTGGATGTCAATTACCATCATAGGGGTGTCAGTCATGTTTCTGTTGATGTCAGTTACCATCATAGGGTGTCAGTCATGTTTCTGTTGATGTCAGTTACCATCATCGGGGTGTCAGTCATGTTTCTGTGGATGTCAGTTACCATCATCGGGTGTCAGTCTTGTTTCTGGTGATGTCAATTACCATCATAGGGGTGTCAGTCATGTTTCTGTGGATGTCAATTACCATCATAGGGGTGTCAGTCATGTTTCTGTGGATGTCAATTACCATCATAGGGGTGTCAGTCATGTTTCTGTTGATGTCAATTACCATCATAGGGGTGTCAGTCATGTTTCTGGTGATGTCATTTACCATCATAGGGGTGTCAGTCATGTTTCAAATGACAGAGCTACAGCAAGCTACGCAGGCGCTGCGTCAAGAAAGAcaagctgtgtgtgtctgtgttgtaacatcaagctgtatgtgtgtgtcagatgTCGAGCAGTTCCCGGGCAGTGCCGTACAAGGGACAAAGTTACAGCAAGCTACGCAAGCGCTGCGTCAAGAAAGACAAGCTGTTTGTGGACGGGGAGTTTCCCCCCACTGGCTCCTCCCTCTTCTTCTCCCGCCAGCCCCCCGCTGACATCGTCTGGAAACGGCCCAAGGTACGTCACTTTCTGTACGCTGTACCCCACGTCGCTTTAGTGGGTTGGTTGGgtggttggtgggttggttgcTTGCTTGGCGTGGTTGCTTGCTTGGTTGCCTGTTTGCTTGGTTTGTTGCTGCTTTTCCCTTCTTTTATTTGTCGTGAAAAGCATTGGCAAAATGTTACAACACTCGAGAGATGGAGTCACGTCGATGCTATCGGCAGGTGGTTGGGTGTAAGAGGGTGTTTTTCTTTCGGTTTTTGTTCCGCGTGTGTTGCCCATTTTGTCCCGCTGTCCTTCGTGttcttacgtgtgtgtgtgtgtgtgtgtgtgtgagggtgggggggggggtaataatGTTCAACTTGTGAGTCACACATTTTTCTTCCTTTAAAATTTTGTATTCTTTTTTAAAGAACTGTCAGAACGCTCGGAGACACCCTGGCTGACCTCCTTATCGTTATGCGTGAGATGCTCTCGGGGTACCCCCCTCCATTACTGGCAACGTAGCCAGGCAGTGGTTTGAATCAACAATACGTATTTAGCGGTTTGATGTTGATAATTTTCTTTTTAGCTGTCTGTCCTGCCTTGATGTGATGCAGTGTTATTCTTTCTTTTGAcaagtgtgtgaatgtgtgtgtgtgtgtgtgtgtgtgtgtgtgtgattgggtggttttgtgtgtttgtgtgtgtgtgtgtgtaggacatTGTTCCAGATCCACGGTTTTTCATCGACAAAGCCAGCGCAGACGACTTCTCGCAGGGCAGCCTGGGCAATTGCTGGTTCGTGTCCGCGTGTGCCTGCATCGCAGAGGACTCCAACTTGTGGAAAAAGGTCATGctcttacagtggaaccctccttttagcaagggtacaatggtacctaagaccgtcttacattcaaatgcttacatttccatgctacccacattgtcaaaataccaataattattcaaaacaaatgttaactactacctaacttcatttcagacccacacccattattatacacacatttcacatttaaaccattagtcggccccctgtcgatatttatcgactaagttcctacTTGTGGTGCGTTTACAAAAAATCGTGCCGTAAATGTAGTTGATTCCCCAGAATCTTCACATTCATCAAAT from Littorina saxatilis isolate snail1 linkage group LG13, US_GU_Lsax_2.0, whole genome shotgun sequence encodes:
- the LOC138983767 gene encoding amine oxidase [flavin-containing]-like produces the protein MDTNHHSNIDVVVVGAGLSGLSAALLLSERGQRVIVLEARDRVGGRTYTVNKAETGPVDLGGAYVGPTQNRILRLARRYGVKTYRTHEEEDLVVYRQGKAVRYRDGVFPPTGGLLSWLDFNNTLRHMHHMCKQVPLEAPWRAARAKEWDTITVQQFFDTHIWTRGAMENAKNFINVNVTSEPYEVSLLWFLWYLASAGGPLRINATTNGGQERKFHGGSQQISEALVGSIGADNVLLERPVCSISQDASHVVVTDIHGNVYKASHCIVALAPPLQSRITWSPALPARRCQLLQRVPMGSVIKTFMYYSAPFWRHDGMCGTMCAFDEQALVFNTLDHVQHDGSHPAIMGFILADRARASSSLTKEQRKERISKLYARVFQSDQALTPVHYEEKNWCEDEWSGGCYTVMMPPGFLTQFGPALREPVGRVHFAGTETASQWTGYMEGAVQAGERAAREVLHIKGLVSADEIWQDEPEDEEVRAEPWRLSWQQTMAPTVPAFVTSLSLLAAIAAGVTLTLWRHRSS